A region from the Actinomycetota bacterium genome encodes:
- a CDS encoding Rrf2 family transcriptional regulator — protein MRISAKVDYAVKAMAQLAADETGLPVKADLISRSQTIPLKFLLGILNELKRARLVRSHRGLEGGYELALPADQITIADVIRAIDGPLATVRDTSFKDLVYEGPAEGMLVIWMAVRASLRSVLEHVTLADLASGNLPPDIKELAANYGADERFALKYQ, from the coding sequence GTGCGAATCTCCGCAAAGGTCGACTACGCAGTTAAGGCAATGGCTCAGCTTGCCGCGGACGAAACCGGTCTTCCGGTCAAAGCCGACCTGATCTCGCGCTCCCAGACCATTCCCCTCAAGTTCCTGCTGGGCATCCTGAACGAGCTGAAGCGAGCCCGGCTGGTGCGCAGCCACCGGGGACTGGAGGGCGGGTACGAACTGGCGCTGCCGGCCGACCAGATCACGATTGCCGACGTGATCCGGGCCATCGACGGCCCCCTGGCGACCGTCCGGGACACCAGCTTCAAAGACCTGGTCTACGAGGGGCCCGCCGAGGGAATGCTGGTGATCTGGATGGCGGTCCGGGCGAGCCTCAGATCGGTTCTGGAGCATGTGACGCTTGCCGACCTGGCCTCGGGCAACCTACCTCCCGATATCAAGGAGCTGGCTGCGAACTACGGTGCCGATGAACGTTTCGCCCTGAAATATCAGTAG
- a CDS encoding metalloregulator ArsR/SmtB family transcription factor, with the protein MDEVFKALADPTRRSLLDELFREDGQSLTSLEQRLPMTRFGVMKHLKLLEEAGLVVTRRKGREKLHFLNPVPIRLVHDRWVSKYAEPWAAGLSELKTRLEGTMEKVFEIYIKTTPERLWEAITDPEIRAKYNFGSRVESEWKVGARVVNVHEAAGTEDNLLGEGEVLEVDPPRRLVHTLRALWGEDVKAEGFSRVTWDIEPVGDSCQLTVTHDQLREGANNQLYGGWPMILSGLKTYLETGELLTTPGSLMYQGQDAS; encoded by the coding sequence ATGGATGAAGTGTTCAAGGCACTCGCAGACCCCACCCGACGGAGCCTGCTGGACGAGCTCTTCCGGGAGGACGGCCAGTCCCTGACGAGCCTCGAACAGCGGCTTCCGATGACCCGGTTCGGGGTCATGAAGCACCTGAAGCTGCTCGAGGAGGCGGGGCTGGTGGTCACCCGGCGGAAGGGGAGGGAGAAGCTCCACTTCTTGAATCCGGTACCGATCCGGCTTGTCCACGACCGGTGGGTGAGCAAGTACGCCGAACCATGGGCCGCCGGCCTCAGCGAGCTCAAGACCCGATTGGAGGGAACGATGGAAAAGGTATTCGAGATCTACATCAAGACCACCCCCGAGCGCCTCTGGGAGGCCATCACCGACCCCGAGATCAGGGCCAAATACAACTTCGGCTCCCGGGTGGAGTCCGAGTGGAAGGTGGGCGCCCGGGTCGTCAACGTCCACGAAGCCGCCGGGACCGAGGACAACCTTCTGGGAGAGGGTGAGGTGCTGGAGGTGGACCCGCCCCGCCGGCTGGTCCACACGCTGCGGGCCCTTTGGGGCGAGGACGTCAAGGCCGAGGGATTCTCCCGGGTCACGTGGGACATCGAGCCGGTAGGGGACTCCTGCCAGCTGACCGTCACCCACGACCAGCTCCGTGAGGGCGCCAACAACCAGCTGTACGGCGGCTGGCCGATGATCCTCTCCGGGCTGAAGACCTACCTGGAGACGGGCGAGCTGCTGACGACCCCGGGGTCGCTCATGTACCAGGGCCAGGACGCCTCGTAG